In Equus caballus isolate H_3958 breed thoroughbred chromosome 28, TB-T2T, whole genome shotgun sequence, the following proteins share a genomic window:
- the TCF20 gene encoding transcription factor 20 isoform X6, giving the protein MQSFREQSSYHGNQQSYPQEVHSSSRIEEFSPRQAQMFQNFGGAGGGSGGSGGSSGGGRRGAAAAAAAMASETSGHQGYQGFRKEAGDFYYMAGNKDPVATGTPQPPQRRPSGPVQSYGPPQGSSFGNQYGSEGHVGQFQAQHSALGGVSHYQQDYTGPFSPGSAQYQQQASSQQQQQQVQQLRQQLYQSHQPLPQATGQPASGSSHLQPMQRPSTLPSSATGYQLRVGQFGQHYQSSAASSSSSSFPSPQRFSQSGQSYDGSYSVNAGSQYEGHNVGSNAQAYGTQSNYSYQPQSLKNFEQAKIPQGTQQGQQQQQQQQQQQQQQQQQQQQQQQQQQQQQQQQQQQQQHPPQHVMQYSNTATKLPLQSQVGQYSQPEVPVRSPMQFHQNFSPISNPSPAASVVQSPSCSSTPSPLMQSGENLQCGQGNVPVGSRNRILQLMPQLSPTPSMMPSPNSHAAGFKGFGLEGVPEKRLTDPGLSSLSALSTQVANLPNTVQHMLLSDALTPQKKTSKRPSSSSKKADSCTNSEGSSQPEEQLKSPMAESLDGGCSSSSEDQGERVRQLSGQSTSSDTTYKGGASEKAGSSPAQGAQNEAPRLSASPAAREEAASPGAKDASLSSEGNPKVNEKTVGVIVSREAMTSRVEKPSGQDKGSQEDDPTATQRPPSTGGAKETSHTSLPQPDPPGGGSKGNKNGDNSNHNGDGNGQSGHSAVGPGFIGRTEPSKSPGSLRYSYKDSFGSAMPRNVSGFPQYPTGQDKGDFSGHGERKGRNEKFPSLLQEVLQGYHHHPDRRYSRSAQEHQGMAGSLEGATRPNVLVSQTNELASRGLLNKSIGSLLENPHWGPWERKSSNTAPEMKQINLADYPIPRKFEIEPQSSAHEPGGSLSERRSVICDISPLRQIVRDPAAHSLGHMGTDTRLGRNERLNPSLSQSVILPGGLVSMETKLKSQSGQIKEEDFEQSKSQASFNNKKSGDHCHTSIKHESYRGNASPGAAAHDSISDYGPQDSRPTPMRRVPGRVGGREGMRGRSPSQYHDFSEKLKMSPGRSRGPGGDPHHMNPHMTFSERANRSSLHAPFSPNSESLASAYHTNTRAHAYGDPSAGLNSQLHYKRQMYQQQQEEYKDWGSSSAQGVIAAAQHRQEGPRKSPRQQQFLDRVRSPLKNDKDGMMYGPPMGTYHDPSGQEGGRCLMSSDGLSNKGIELKHGSQKLQQESCWDLSRQTSPAKSSGPPGMSSQKRYGPPLETDGHGLAESTQSSKPSNVMLRLPGQEDHSSQNPLIMRRRVRSFISPIPSKRHSQDVKNSNPEDKGRLLHPSKEGADKAFNSYAHLSHSQDIKSLPKRESSKDLPSPDSRNCPAVTLTSPAKTKILPPRKGRGLKLEAIVQKITSPNIRRSASSNSAEAGGDTVTLDDILSLKSGPPEGGGGTVQDAEMEKRKGEVVSDLVCPKNQELNVEKPLARSSEEWRGSGDDKVKTETHPDAITGGKESSGAMTSATSQKPGSNQGRPDGSLGGAAPLIFPDSKNVPPAGVLVSEAKANPKAEEKENDTVTISPKQEGFPPKGYFPSGKKKGRPIGSVNKQKKQQQPPPPPPQPPQIPEGSADGEPKPKKQRQRRERRKPGAQPRKRKTKQAVPIVEPQEPEIKLKYATQPLDKTDAKNKSFFPYIHVVNKCELGAVCTIINAEEEEQTKLVRGRKGPRSLTPPPSSTESKVLPASSFMLQGPVVTESSVMGHLVCCLCGKWASYRNMGDLFGPFYPQDYAATLPKNPPPKRAMEMQSKVKVRHKSASNGSKTDTEEEEEQQQQQKEQRSLAAHPRFKRRHRSEDCGGGPRSLSRGLPCKKATTEGSSEKTVLDSKPSVPTTSEGGPELELQIPELPLDSNEFWVHEGCILWANGIYLVCGRLYGLQEALEIAREMIVCCMRRTSR; this is encoded by the coding sequence ATGCAGTCCTTTCGGGAGCAAAGCAGTTACCACGGAAACCAGCAGAGCTACCCACAGGAGGTACACAGCTCATCCCGGATAGAAGAGTTCAGCCCTCGTCAGGCCCAGATGTTCCAGAATTTTGGGGGTGcaggtggtggtagtggtggcagtggtggcagcagtggtggtGGACGGCGAGGAGCAGCAGCTGCTGCAGCAGCCATGGCTAGTGAAACCTCTGGCCATCAGGGCTACCAGGGTTTTAGGAAGGAGGCTGGAGACTTCTACTACATGGCAGGCAACAAAGACCCCGTGGCAACAGGAACCCCGCAGCCTCCTCAGCGAAGGCCTTCTGGGCCTGTGCAGAGCTATGGACCCCCCCAGGGGAGCAGCTTTGGCAATCAGTATGGGAGTGAGGGTCACGTGGGCCAGTTTCAAGCACAGCACTCTGCCCTTGGTGGTGTGTCTCATTATCAGCAGGATTACACGGGGCCTTTCTCTCCAGGGAGTGCTCAGTACCAACAgcaggcctccagccaacagcagcagcagcaagtaCAGCAGTTGAGACAACAGCTTTACCAGTCCCATCAGCCTCTGCCACAAGCCACTGGCCAGCCAGCATCCGGCTCTTCCCATCTGCAACCAATGCAGCGGCCCTCGACTCTACCATCCTCTGCTACTGGTTACCAGTTAAGAGTAGGTCAGTTTGGCCAACACTACCAGTCTTCTGccgcctcctcttcctcctcctccttcccttcaccACAGCGTTTCAGCCAGTCTGGGCAGAGCTATGATGGCAGTTACAGTGTGAATGCTGGATCCCAGTATGAAGGACATAATGTGGGTTCTAATGCACAGGCTTATGGAACACAGTCAAATTATAGCTATCAGCCTCAATCCTTGAAAAATTTTGAACAAGCAAAGATTCCACAAGGGacccagcaggggcagcagcagcagcagcaacaacaacagcaacaacaacaacaacaacaacaacagcaacagcagcagcagcaacaacaacagcagcagcagcagcagcagcagcagcagcagcaccctcCTCAGCATGTGATGCAGTACAGCAACACTGCCACCAAACTGCCCCTGCAAAGCCAGGTGGGGCAGTACAGCCAGCCCGAGGTTCCTGTGAGGTCCCCCATGCAGTTTCACCAGAACTTCAGCCCCATTTCTAACCCTTCCCCAGCTGCCTCTGTGGTTCAGTCTCCAAGCTGTAGCTCTACCCCATCTCCTCTTATGCAGAGTGGGGAGAATCTCCAGTGTGGGCAAGGCAATGTGCCCGTGGGTTCCAGAAACAGAATTTTACAGTTAATGCCTCAACTCAGCCCAACGCCATCAATGATGCCCAGTCCTAATTCTCATGCTGCAGGCTTCAAAGGGTTTGGACTAGAAGGAGTGCCAGAAAAGCGACTGACAGATCCTGGGTTGAGTAGTTTGAGTGCCCTGAGTACTCAAGTGGCCAATCTTCCTAATACTGTCCAGCACATGCTACTTTCTGATGCCCTGACACCTCAGAAGAAGACCTCTAAGAGGCCCTCCTCATCCTCTAAGAAAGCAGACAGCTGCACAAACTCCGAAGGCTCCTCACAGCCTGAAGAACAGCTGAAGTCCCCCATGGCAGAGTCACTGGATGGAGGCTGCTCCAGCAGTTCTGAAGACCAAGGCGAGAGAGTGAGGCAGCTAAGTGGCCAGAGCACCAGCTCTGACACCACCTACAAGGGTGGAGCCTCCGAGAAAGCTGGCTCCTCACCAGCACAAGGCGCTCAGAATGAAGCCCCCAGACTCAGTGCCAGTCCTGCAGCCAGAGAAGAGGCTGCCTCGCCTGGTGCTAAGGATGCATCATTGTCATCTGAGGGCAACCCAAAAGTCAATGAGAAGACAGTTGGGGTGATTGTCTCCCGGGAAGCCATGACAAGTCGAGTAGAAAAGCCCAGTGGACAAGATAAAGGCTCCCAGGAGGATGATCCTACAGCCACTCAAAGGCCACCCAGCACTGGCGGAGCAAAGGAAACCAGTCACACATCACTTCCCCAGCCAGACCCTCCGGGAGGAGGgagcaaaggaaacaagaatggaGATAACTCCAACCACAATGGAGATGGCAATGGCCAGAGCGGGCACTCCGCAGTGGGCCCTGGTTTTATAGGCAGAACTGAGCCTAGCAAATCTCCTGGAAGCCTACGCTATAGTTACAAAGATAGTTTTGGGTCAGCCATGCCAAGAAATGTCAGTGGCTTTCCTCAGTACCCTACAGGACAAGATAAGGGGGATTTCAGTGGCCACGGGGAGCGAAAGGGTAGAAATGAGAAGTTCCCCAGCCTCCTGCAGGAAGTGCTTCAGGGTTACCACCACCACCCTGACAGGAGATACTCTAGGAGTGCTCAGGAGCATCAGGGCATGGCGGGGAGCCTAGAAGGAGCCACGAGGCCTAATGTCTTAGTTAGTCAAACCAATGAATTAGCTAGCAGGGGCCTTTTGAACAAAAGCATTGGGTCCCTATTAGAAAACCCCCACTGGGGCCCTTGGGAAAGGAAATCAAGCAACACGGCTCCTGAAATGAAACAGATCAATTTGGCTGACTATCCAATTCCCAGAAAGTTTGAAATAGAGCCTCAGTCATCAGCCCATGAGCCCGGGGGTTCCCTCTCTGAAAGAAGATCAGTGATCTGTGATATTTCTCCACTAAGACAGATTGTCAGGGACCCGGCAGCTCACTCATTGGGACACATGGGCACTGATACCAGACTTGGGAGGAATGAACGTCTCAATCCAAGTTTAAGTCAGTCGGTCATTCTTCCAGGTGGGTTGGTGTCCATGGAAACAAAGCTGAAATCCCAGAGTGGGCAGATAAAAGAAGAAGACTTTGAACAATCCAAATCCCAAGCTAGTTTCAACAACAAGAAATCTGGAGACCACTGCCATACGAGCATCAAGCATGAGTCTTACCGGGGCAATGCCAGCCCTGGAGCAGCAGCCCATGACTCCATCTCAGACTATGGCCCACAAGACAGCAGACCCACACCAATGCGGCGGGTCCCCGGCAGAGTTGGTGGTCGGGAGGGCATGAGGGGTCGGTCCCCTTCTCAGTATCatgatttttcagaaaaattgaagATGTCTCCTGGGAGGAGCAGAGGCCCAGGGGGAGACCCTCATCACATGAACCCCCACATGACCTTTTCAGAGAGGGCCAACAGGAGTTCTTTACACGCTCCCTTTTCTCCCAACTCAGAAAGCCTGGCCTCTGCTTATCACACAAACACTCGTGCTCATGCTTATGGAGACCCCAGTGCAGGTTTGAATTCTCAGCTCCATTATAAGAGACAGATGTACCAACAGCAGCAAGAGGAATATAAAGACTGGGGCAGCAGCTCTGCTCAGGGAGTAATCGCTGCGGCACAGCACAGGCAGGAGGGGCCGAGGAAGAGCCCGAGGCAGCAGCAGTTTCTTGACAGAGTCCGGAGCCCTCTAAAAAATGACAAAGACGGTATGATGTATGGCCCACCCATGGGGACGTACCATGACCCCAGTGGTCAGGAAGGTGGGCGCTGCCTCATGTCTAGTGATGGTCTGTCTAACAAAGGCATTGAGTTGAAGCATGGCTCCCAGAAGTTACAGCAAGAATCTTGTTGGGATCTTTCTCGGCAAACTTCTCCAGCCAAAAGCAGTGGTCCTCCAGGAATGTCCAGTCAAAAAAGGTATGGACCACCCCTGGAGACTGATGGACATGGACTAGCTGAGTCTACACAGTCATCCAAACCTAGTAACGTTATGCTAAGGCTTCCAGGTCAAGAGGATCATTCTTCTCAAAACCCCTTAATCATGAGAAGGCGTGTCCGTTCTTTTATCTCTCCCATCCCCAGTAAGAGACACTCACAAGATGTGAAGAACAGTAACCCTGAAGATAAAGGGCGCCTCCTTCACCCCTCAAAAGAAGGCGCTGATAAAGCATTCAACTCCTATGCCCATCTTTCTCACAGTCAGGATATCAAGTCTCTCCCCAAGAGGGAGTCCTCCAAGGACCTTCCAAGTCCCGACAGTAGGAACTGCCCTGCTGTCACTCTCACAAGTCCTGCTAAGACCAAAATACTGCCCCCACGGAAAGGACGGGGATTGAAACTGGAAGCTATAGTTCAGAAGATCACGTCCCCGAACATCAGGAGGAGTGCATCCTCAAACAGCGCGGAGGCTGGGGGAGACACGGTGACTCTCGATGACATACTGTCTTTGAAGAGTGGCCCTCCCGAAGGTGGAGGTGGTACTGTTCAGGatgctgagatggagaagagaaaaggtgAGGTTGTATCTGACCTGGTCTGTCCGAAAAACCAGGAGTTGAACGTGGAAAAGCCTCTTGCAAGGTCTTCAGAGGAGTGGCGTGGTAGTGGGGACGACAAAGTGAAGACCGAGACACACCCCGATGCAATCACGGGTGGAAAGGAATCCTCTGGTGCCATGACATCGGCAACCTCACAGAAGCCTGGAAGTAACCAAGGGAGACCAGATGGCTCCCTGGGTGGGGCAGCACCTTTAATCTTTCCTGACTCAAAGAATGTACCTCCAGCGGGCGTATTGGTCTCTGAGGCAAAGGCAAACCCCAAGGCTGAAGAGAAGGAGAACGATACAGTGACGATTTCCCCCAAACAAGAGGGTTTCCCCCCGAAGGGATATTTTCCATCAGGAAAGAAGAAGGGGAGACCCATTGGTAGTGTgaataagcaaaagaaacaacagcAGCCACCGCCTCCACCCCCTCAGCCCCCTCAGATACCAGAAGGTTCCGCAGATGGAGAGCCCAAGCCAAAAAAGCAgaggcaaagaagagagagaaggaagcctgGGGCACAGCCAAGGAAGCGGAAAACCAAACAAGCAGTTCCCATTGTAGAACCCCAAGAACCTGAGATCAAGCTAAAGTACGCCACCCAGCCACTGGATAAAACTGATGCCAAGAACAAGTCTTTTTTCCCTTACATCCATGTAGTAAACAAGTGTGAACTTGGAGCCGTTTGTACAATCATCAAtgcagaagaagaagaacagaCCAAATTGGTGAGGGGTCGGAAGGGTCCGAGGTCTCTGACCCCTCCACCCAGCAGCACTGAAAGCAAGGTGCTCCCAGCTTCGTCCTTTATGCTGCAGGGACCTGTTGTGACAGAGTCTTCTGTTATGGGGCACCTGGTTTGCTGTCTGTGTGGCAAATGGGCCAGTTACCGGAACATGGGCGACCTTTTTGGACCCTTTTATCCCCAAGATTATGCAGCCACTCTCCCGAAGAATCCGCCTCCTAAGAGAGCCATGGAAATGCAGAGCAAAGTGAAGGTACGGCACAAAAGCGCTTCGAATGGCTCCAAGACGGacactgaggaggaggaagagcagcagcagcagcagaaggagcAGAGGAGCCTGGCCGCCCACCCCAGGTTTAAGCGGCGACACCGCTCTGAAGACTGTGGAGGAGGCCCTCGATCCCTGTCCAGGGGGCTCCCTTGTAAAAAAGCAACCACCGAGGGCAGCAGCGAAAAGACAGTTTTGGACTCAAAGCCCTCCGTGCCCACCACTTCAGAAGGCGGCCCTGAGCTGGAGTTACAAATCCCTGAACTACCTCTTGACAGCAATGAATTTTGGGTCCACGAGGGTTGTATTCTCTGGGCCAATGGAATCTACCTGGTCTGTGGCAGGCTCTATGGCCTGCAGGAAGCGCTGGAAATAGCCAGAGAGATG